From Camelina sativa cultivar DH55 chromosome 20, Cs, whole genome shotgun sequence, the proteins below share one genomic window:
- the LOC104770645 gene encoding probable glucuronoxylan glucuronosyltransferase F8H, with translation MSLDITRPNNNNNKTKKKTGFIVKMQLNNNNNRGGNKRNIFVFFFFFRNYYTWILWFFLSFYLFTSYFAGEDQSSSPSTIRLLSNHKTSSSLPSRALIESSALTTTSIDMFSGMKIYVYDLPASYNEDWVKSSERCSTHLFAAEVAIHRALLSSVVRTLNPEEADYFFVPVYVSCNFSTSNGFPSLSHARSLISSAVDLISVRHPFWNRTQGSDHVFVASHDFGACFHAMEDMAIEEGIPEFMKKSIILQTFGVNYKHPCQEVEHVVIPPYIPPESVERALERAPANGRRDIWAFFRGKMEVNPKNISGRFYSKGVRTAILKKYGGRRRFHLNRHRFVGYRSEIVRSVFCLCPLGWAPWSPRLVESAVLGCVPVVIADGIKLPFSDTVQWPEISLTVAEKDVKNLRKILEHVAVTNLSAIQRNLHEPEIKRALLYNVPMKDGDATWRVLEVLRRKLDDRSYRRSRVLSK, from the exons ATGTCGCTTGACATAACGAGaccgaacaacaacaacaacaagacgaagaagaagacaggtTTCATCGTGAAAATGCagcttaacaacaacaacaacagaggaggaaataaaagaaacatctttgtcttcttcttcttcttcagaaactaTTACACATGGATCCTCtggttttttctctctttctatctcttcACATCTTACTTCGCCGGAGAAGACCAATCCTCATCTCCCTCAACAATACGTCTCTTGTCTAACCATAAAACGTCGTCGTCTCTCCCATCTCGTGCTCTCATCGAATCTTCCGCCCTTACCACCACCTCCATTG ATATGTTCAGCGGCATGAAGATATATGTATACGATTTACCGGCGAGTTATAACGAAGATTGGGTCAAGTCATCAGAACGTTGCTCAACTCATCTTTTCGCGGCGGAGGTAGCGATTCACCGAGCGCTTCTCTCATCCGTCGTCCGTACGTTAAACCCGGAAGAAGCTGATTACTTCTTCGTCCCTGTCTACGTTTCTTGCAATTTCTCCACATCAAACGGGTTCCCTTCTTTAAGCCACGCTCGGTCTCTCATCAGCTCAGCCGTTGATCTCATCTCCGTTCGTCACCCGTTTTGGAACCGGACTCAAGGCTCTGATCATGTCTTCGTTGCTTCTCATGACTTTGGTGCTTGCTTCCACGCTATG GAGGACATGGCGATTGAGGAAGGGATACCAGAGTTTATGAAGAAGTCAATAATATTACAAACGTTTGGAGTTAATTACAAGCATCCATGTCAAGAAGTGGAGCATGTTGTGATCCCGCCTTATATTCCGCCGGAGAGTGTTGAGAGAGCTTTAGAAAGAGCTCCGGCGAACGGACGGCGAGACATTTGGGCGTTCTTCCGGGGGAAGATGGAAGTCAACCCTAAGAATATAAGCGGACGCTTTTACAGCAA GGGAGTGAGGACGGCGATTCTAAAGAAATACGGAGGAAGAAGACGGTTTCATCTAAACCGGCACCGGTTTGTTGGATACCGATCAGAAATCGTGAGGTCGGTGTTTTGTCTCTGTCCTCTAGGGTGGGCACCATGGAGTCCTAGGCTAGTGGAGTCCGCGGTGTTAGGGTGCGTTCCCGTGGTGATAGCTGACGGGATCAAGCTACCGTTCTCGGATACTGTACAGTGGCCGGAGATATCACTCACGGTGGCGGAGAAAGACGTGAAGAATCTACGGAAGATTTTAGAACACGTGGCGGTGACTAATTTGTCTGCCATACAGCGAAACCTACACGAGCCGGAGATCAAACGGGCACTATTGTACAACGTCCCGATGAAAGACGGAGACGCCACGTGGCGTGTCCTCGAGGTGTTGCGGAGAAAGCTCGATGATCGGTCGTACAGAAGGTCAAGGGTATTGAGCAAATGA
- the LOC104770647 gene encoding vacuolar protein sorting-associated protein 24 homolog 1 yields the protein MERVMNIIKPKPDPKQLLRDWQRKLRQECRNIERQIRDIQKEERNVQKAIKEAAKRNDMVSAKALAKEIVGSRRTVNRLYENKAQMNSISMHLGESVAIARTVGHLSKSAEVMKLVNNLMKAPQMAATMQEFSKEMTKAGVIEEFVNEAIDNALDSEDMEEEIDEEVDKVLTAIAGETAAELPEAVRKERIKVPAQKASTSREEEAIAEGVDDEEELEEIRARLAKVRS from the exons ATGGAGAGAGTGATGAACATCATAAAGCCAAAGCCTGATCCCAAACAACTCTTACGTGATTGGCAACGTAAATTACGACAGGAGTGTCGTAACATCGAACGCCAAATCCGAG ATATAcagaaagaagagaggaatgTACAGAAAGCTATTAAAGAAGCTGCAAAGCGTAATGATATGGTCTCAGCTAAG GCACTTGCTAAGGAAATTGTTGGTTCTAGAAGAACAGTGAACCGGCTATATGAAAATAAGGCTCAGATGAATTCAATATCAATGCACCTTGGAGAGAGTGTTG CGATTGCTCGAACAGTTGGGCATTTGTCCAAGAGTGCAGAGGTTATGAAGCTTGTTAATAATCTCATGAAAGCTCCACAAATGGCTGCAACGATGCAGGAGTTCAGCAAAGAGATGACTAAG GCTGGAGTTATTGAAGAGTTTGTGAATGAGGCAATTGACAATGCTCTAGATTCAGAGGATatggaagaagagattgatgaagaGGTTGACAAAGTATTGACAGCAATTGCTGGAGAAACAGCTGCAGAGCTCCCAGAAGCTGTTAGGAAGGAAAGGATTAAGGTACCTGCACAGAAGGCGAGCACTTCTCGCGAG GAAGAGGCAATTGCAGAGGgtgttgatgatgaggaagaattGGAGGAGATTCGAGCTCGGCTCGCTAAAGTTAGATCCTAA
- the LOC104770648 gene encoding serine carboxypeptidase-like 47 encodes MEARTFTLPFLMIFISSHFSLSTSKRILNDPYGFSSSASLSSLNAKMLINSFNLTPMYDVNVIPKGSPDAPRLFESQIDFPATLGVQNVSGGPSVQQFGHYAGYYSLPHSKSAKMFYFFFESRNSSTDPVVIWLSGGPGCSSSVAMFYENGPFKISDDFSLSWNDFGWDKVSNLIYVDQPVGTGFSYTSDKSDLRHDEAGVSNDLYDFLQAFFKEHPKFAKNDFYITGESYAGHYIPAFASRVHSGNKKKEGIPINLKGFAIGNGLTNPEIQYAAYGDYALQMKMITESDYEGIKQDYVECQSLIKKCNLDGGLACKSAFEVCDIILNTILAVKPGISYYDVRKKCVGNLCYDFSKMETFLNKENVRKALGVGNIEFVSCSSTVYDAMTKDWMINLEVKIPDLVNDGMNLLIYAGEYDFICNWLGNSRWVDQMNWSGQKDFKSAKNVPFLVDGKETGLLKNYGPLTFLKVHDAGHMVPMDQPKASLQMLMYWMQGKLSSTPRVRP; translated from the exons atggaggcTAGAACGTTTACTCTCCCTTTCCTCATGATTTTCATATCTTCTCACTTTTCACTCTCAACTTCTAAAAGGATTTTAAACGATCCATATGGTTTCTCATCATCTGCGAGTTTGTCGAGCCTAAATGCGAAGATGCTCATCAATTCATTCAATCTAACCCCTATGTATGACGTCAATGTCATCCCAAAAGGTAGTCCCGACGCTCCAAGACTCTTTGAGAGCCAAATTGATTTTCCAGCGACACTTGGTGTCCAAAACGTTTCTGGGGGTCCTTCTGTCCAACAGTTTGGCCACTATGCTGGCTATTACAGCCTCCCTCATTCAAAATCAGCCAA GATGTTCTATTTCTTCTTTGAGTCACGAAACAGCAGTACCGATCCGGTTGTGATCTGGTTATCAGGTGGACCGGGTTGCAGTAGCAGTGTTGCTATGTTCTATGAGAATGGTCCGTTCAAGATCTCTGatgatttctctctctcttggaaTGATTTTGGTTGGGACAAG GTATCCAATTTAATCTACGTAGATCAGCCAGTTGGAACTGGTTTCTCTTACACATCGGACAAAAGCGATCTCCGGCATGACGAGGCTGGTGTAAGCAATGACCTTTACGATTTCTTACAG GCTTTTTTCAAAGAGCATCCGAAATTTGCAAAGAATGATTTCTATATTACCGGTGAATCGTATGCTGGTCACTACATTCCGGCTTTCGCTTCACGTGTTCACAGtggaaacaaaaagaaggaaggaatTCCAATCAACCTTAAG GGTTTTGCGATTGGTAATGGTCTAACCAATCCGGAAATCCAATATGCTGCGTATGGAGACTATGCACTGCAAATGAAAATGATTACGGAATCTGATTACGAGGGTATCAAACAAGACTACGTCGAGTGTCAAAGTCTCATAAAAAAATGCA ATCTTGATGGTGGTTTAGCTTGTAAATCTGCTTTCGAAGTTTGCGACATCATCTTAAATACGATATTAGCAGTAAAACCAGGCATAAGT tACTACGACGTGAGGAAGAAATGTGTTGGAAATCTGTGTTATGATTTTTCGAAGATGGAAACATTCTTGAACAAAGAAAACGTACGAAAAGCCTTAGGAGTTGGAAACATTGAATTTGTGTCGTGTAGTAGCACAGTTTATGATGCAATGACAAAGGATTGGATGATTAATCTTGAGGTCAAGATCCCAGATCTTGTCAATGATGGAATGAACCTACTAATTTATGCCGGAGAATATGATTTCATTTGCAATTGGCTTG GAAACTCTAGGTGGGTTGACCAGATGAATTGGTCAGGCCAAAAGGATTTCAAATCAGCAAAAAATGTACCATTCTTGGTAGATGGTAAAGAAACCGGTTTACTGAAAAATTACGGTCCTCTCACTTTTCTTAAG gTTCATGATGCTGGCCACATGGTTCCGATGGATCAGCCGAAGGCTTCTTTGCAAATGCTTATGTATTGGATGCAAGGAAAGCTTAGTAGTACTCCGAGAGTTCGTCCATGA
- the LOC104770649 gene encoding transcription factor RAX1, which yields MGRAPCCDKTKVKRGPWSPEEDSKLRDYIEKYGNGGNWISLPLKAGLRRCGKSCRLRWLNYLRPNIKHGDFSEEEDRIIFSLFAAIGSRWSIIAAHLPGRTDNDIKNYWNTKLRKKLLSSSSSSSSSHSSSAMASPYLNPNSQDMKRPLTPSATIPFSSYNPYAENPNQDPTKCLISNINGFEADDKQMVFPYSNPNYTQDLSLSDSNNSNISGASGFLLNHNMCDHYNNHTSFSSDVNGKRSETMMKQEEIMMMMMIDHHIDQRTKGYSGDFTQGYFNYYNGHGDLKQMISGTGTNSNINMGGSGSSSSSISNLAENKSSSSLLQHNCFPYFYS from the exons ATGGGAAGAGCTCCATGTTGCGACAAGACAAAAGTGAAGCGAGGGCCTTGGTCCCCTGAGGAAGACTCTAAGCTTAGAGATTACATTGAGAAGTATGGTAATGGTGGAAATTggatctctctccctctcaaAGCCG GTTTGAGGAGATGTGGGAAGAGTTGTAGATTGAGGTGGCTTAACTATTTGAGACCAAACATAAAACATGGTGACTTCTCTGAGGAAGAAGACAGGATCATTTTTAGCCTCTTCGCTGCCATTGGAAGCAG GTGGTCAATAATAGCAGCTCATCTACCGGGAAGAACAGACAACGACATAAAAAACTATTGGAATACAAAGCTAAGGAAGAagctcttgtcttcttcttcttcttcatcttcctctcatTCATCATCAGCCATGGCTTCTCCttatctaaaccctaattctcaggATATGAAAAGACCATTAACCCCATCAGCAACAATCCCATTTTCTTCTTATAATCCGTATgctgaaaaccctaatcaagACCCAACAAAATGCCTCATCTCCAACATCAATGGCTTTGAAGCTGACGACAAACAGATGGTCTTTCCTTATAGTAACCCTAATTatactcaagatctctctctctcggacagcaacaacagcaacatCTCGGGCGCAAGTGGTTTCTTGCTCAACCACAATATGTGTGATCACTACAACAACCACACCAGTTTCTCTTCGGACGTCAATGGAAAGAGATCAGAGACTATGATGAAGCAAGAagagataatgatgatgatgatgatagaccACCACATTGACCAGAGGACAAAAGGGTACAGTGGGGATTTCACACAAGGATATTTTAATTACTACAATGGGCATGGGGATTTGAAGCAAATGATTAGTGGAACAGGCACTAATTCTAACATAAACATGGGTGGTTCAGGTTCATCTTCAAGTTCGATAAGCAACCTAGCTGAGAACAAAAGCAGTAGTAGCCTCCTACAACACAACTGCTTTCCCTATTTCTACTCCTAG
- the LOC104772482 gene encoding uncharacterized protein LOC104772482, with translation MFATSVYTNHHGLYSSSNVSPSSFDFNNSHVAYEMRENMVSTFGMPFITRVPNNAHLSQISVTQTTINRYYNIIPTNNLSTVQNEYHRAINPNIFNSSFYPPNYWYKQHNILNPTPLNTVFPHQTFVYPTQLDIFSCSPKCYHDQLVPHHQPLKKRYRSTTYFEENLGSVNSEENCEYDGRTHSLPYKKYGPYTCPKCNNVFETSQKFAAHVSSIHYKNETINERFKRDNARNNKRLCKANQMIHEECRNIQPEEWRE, from the coding sequence ATGTTCGCTACTTCTGTCTACACAAACCATCATGGTTTATATTCTTCTTCAAATgtctctccatcttctttcgATTTCAATAATTCACATGTGGCTTATGAGATGAGAGAAAACATGGTTTCTACTTTCGGGATGCCTTTCATAACTCGAGTTCCAAATAATGCTCATCTTTCTCAAATCTCCGTCACTCAAACTACTATAAATAGGTATTACAATATTATTCCAACCAATAACCTAAGTACTGTGCAAAATGAATATCATCGTGCCATAAATCCCAACATCTTCAATTCTTCATTTTACCCTCCAAATTATTGGTACAAACAACATAATATCTTGAATCCAACACCTCTCAATACTGTTTTTCCACATCAAACTTTTGTTTATCCAACGCAGTTAGATATCTTTTCTTGTTCACCAAAATGCTACCATGACCAACTTGTCCCCCATCATCAACCACTGAAGAAACGATATAGGTCTACCacatattttgaagaaaatctTGGAAGTGTTAATTCTGAAGAAAATTGTGAATATGATGGGCGGACACATAGTTTACCATATAAGAAATACGGTCCATATACATGTCCCAAATGTAACAATGTGTTTGAAACTTCACAGAAGTTTGCTGCACATGTATCATCGATTCATTACAAGAATGAGACCATCAATGAAAGATTTAAGAGAGACAACGCGAGGAACAACAAAAGATTATGCAAAGCAAACCAAATGATCCATGAGGAATGTCGTAACATCCAGCCAGAAGAATGGAGGGAATAA